The genome window CCGGTCAGGAGCAGGATCGAGTAGGCGATGATCTCGCGTCGATTGACGCGCTGCTCGGCTTCGGCGTTCAGCAACACGCTCAGGATGTCGCGCCGCCCGTCGAGATCGTGGCTGCGCCCTTCCAGCACCTCGCCGAAATACTGGATGAGGTCGAAGACCCCGGCGCGGGCGCGCAGCCATGCCGGGCCTTCGCGATCATTGAGCAACTTGATGAGACAGTCCGACCAGTACTTGAAGTCGTCCTGGCGCGCGCGTTCGATGTCGAGCAGCTCCGCGATGACCGTGACCGGCAACGGGATGGTGAAGTCCTGCACCAGGTCGAAAGCGTCGCGCGCGTCGACGGCGTGGCCGAGGCCGTCCACCAGTTCGCGTATGCGCGGTTCGAGTTCGCGCAGGGGGCGCATGCGGAACTCGTCCTGCAGCAGGCGGCGCAGGCGCGTGTGCTCGGGTGGATCGGCGGTGATGACGCTGTTGCCGCCGCGCGCCTCGGCTTCACGTCCCGGTCCTTGGCGGCGCATGGCGATGGACGAGAAGGTTTCGGGGGCGCGCAGCAGCGCGGCGATGTCGTCGTAACGCGTGACCAGGTAGGCATCGAGTGCCGGCACCCAGTGCACCGGCGATTCGTGGCGCAGCCACGCCATGTACGGATAGGGATGGCGACGCACCTCCGGGGCGAGGAAGTCGGTCTTGGCCGGGTGGTAGTCACGCATGGAAAAAAGCTTAACCTGCTTTGCCCCGCGAGGCACGACGCCAGGCGTGACTGGGCGTGAAGCCTGCCTTGTGCGAATAATGCGCCATCGCAGCTATCGGTCAGGAGCCGCTTCATGGGCACGCGCAGATTGAAACTCGGGCAATACAACTTCCAGATCACCGAGGAGGGCGCGGGCGATCCGGTGTTGCTGCTGCACGGCTTCCCCGATTCGGCACGCCTGTGGCGCCACCAGATCCCGACGCTGGTGGCGGCAGGCTTTCGCGTCATCGCGCCGGACCAACGCGGCTTCGGCGAATCGGACAAGCCGCAGGAAGTCGAAGCCTATGCGCTGCGCGAAGTGATCGGCGACGCCATCGCGCTGCTCGATGAACTCGGTCTCGAACGCGTGAAACTGGTCAGCCATGACTGGGGCGCGGCGGTCGGCTGGGGACTCGCGGCCTTTCATCCCGAGCGCATCGTCAAGCACGTGGCGCTGTCCGTCGGCCACCTGTCGGCGCTATGGAACGCCGGCCTCGCGCAGCGGCGCCTCGCCTGGTACATGCTGTTGTTCATGCGCCGCGGCCTGGCCGAAGAGATCCTGACGCGCGACAACTGGCTGTGGTTTCGCGACCTGTTCCAGCATCACAGCGAAATGGAAAGCTGGATCCGCGACCTCTCGCGTCCCGGCGCGCTGACCGCCGGCCTCAACTGGTATCGCGCCAATGTCGACGTCGAGACCTGGAAGCCCGAAGGCTGGGTATTGCCGCGCACGCCGGTGCCGACGCTCGGCGTGTGGAGCAGTGGCGACGCCTACCTGACCGAAGTGCAGATGGCGACCTCGGGCCAGTACGTCGACGGCCCCTGGCAGTACCTCAGGGTGGAAGGCGCGAGCCACTGGCTGACGCTCGACCGCCCGGACCACCTTGCCAAGGTGCTGGTGGACTACCTGCGCTAGACGACTCTCATCCCAACTCACAAGGAACAAGCAACATGGCCAACAAACTCGGATTGAAAGAAGCGCGCATGATCGTCGACACCATGCTCAGCGAAGCGGAAAAACGCGGCATCAAGTTTGCCGGCGCGGTGGTCGATGCCGGCGGCGATCTCATCCATCTCGCGCGCATGGACGGCGCCACCGCGCTCAACGCGCGCATGGCCTACAACAAGGCCTATACCGCCACCAAGTGGCAGATGGATACGCGCGTGCTGAAGACGCGCTTGTTCGACATGTCGCTCGGTGACGAGCGCCGCGAGATCACCTGGTTCTGCGATCCGCTGTACACGCCGGTGTGGGGCGGCATCGTGCTGCGCAACGCCGACGGCGTGATGCTGGGTGCGCTCGGTGAAAGCGGTGGCACCTACCAGCAGGACGAGGAGATCGGGCAGATTGCGGCCAAGGCCTTCAACGATCTGTAGGCGGCAAGGGCGGCAAGCGCTTGCCGCCGGGGCGGCAAGGCTTGGCCGCCAGAATCCGCCGAGATTCCATTGTGGGTCGGACTTCAGTCTGACATGGGCGCGGAAATATTCCTTGAGCGCCGGCCTTCAGCCGGCTGTCCGACTGAAGTCGGACCCACAATGGATGGCGCTTTTCCCAAGTTTCGAGCCGGCACGGCGATTGCAAATCTCCGACCATTACTGTCAGCAGGCTTGAGATTTTGAATCACGAACCCCCCGCCATGCGCGCCCCGCCGGCGACCGCTGCCGCTTCATCGGCTCCCTGGTCCATCGGTGGCGTGAAGCTGTTCGGCGACGACGGCTTCAATTTTCGTGACGTGCTGGATCTCATCAATCCCATTCAGCACATTCCGATCATCGGTAACCTGTATCGCAACCTGACCGGCGATGTCGCCGCGCCGGCCATCCGCATCGCCGGCGGCGCCCTGTTCGGCGGGCCGCTGGGCGCGGCCTTCGCGGCGGCCAACGTCGCCTTGAAGCAGATAGTCCATCCGGATCTCGACGCCACGCCGCTGGCGGAGCCCGGCACGGCCTTGGCGGCCAAGGCCACGCCCGGCGCAGCGGACGAAGCGAAAGCGGGCGATGCGAAGACGCCGGGTGTGTCGCCGGCCGACGATTCGACTACCGGCAAGGCCTTGAGCCCCGTCGAACTCGTGCAGCTCAAGAACGCTTACAGCATGGAAGAAATAGAAGCGCAGCGCAGCCACCTGTTCGGCAGCTTTCACTTGATGGCGTGAGCCATGTCGTGAGGCGCTGATGAATGTCCGATTGAAATCGGACCTACAGGGCAGGCGGCGAGCGCGTTAGATCGCGCGGCCGCGCTGTAGGTCCGAATTCATTCGGACATTGGCGGGCAGGCTTTGCGCCCGGCCTTACTTGAAGACCGGCATGATCTCCTTCGAGATCTGATCCACCACTTCACGCGACGGCCGTATGGGCTGAATAGCGACCTGGTGCACGCCGGCGTCGCGCATCGCTTCGATCATGCCCAGCACCTCGGCCTTGGTGCCGGTCAGGGTGGTGGCCTGGATGATCTTCTTGGTCATCAGCGCTTCGTGCTCGTCCTTCAAGTGCTGCAAATACCCTTCGTAGAGCTTCAGGTGACGGGTTTCAATCGGCGCATTCGGCTCGCGATAGACGTCGGTGAAGCCCATCAGGTCATCGCGCAGCGAACCCGGCAGGGCATTCGGATCCTTGTGGCAGGACAGGGCGAAGATATTGCTGCTGGACGCCACCATCGGGCCGACCGCCTCGCGCACCGCGCGGGTCTCGATCTGCTCGTTGGAGTCGGTCATGTAGAACGCGGTCATCGACACCACGTAGACCTTGTCCGGATCGCGACCGGCGGCCTCGGCGCCCTTGCGCACTTCACCCACCATCCATTTCACCAGGTCCGGATGCACCGCGCCGAACAGGATCACGCCGTCGGCGCACTTGCCGGCGAGCTGCGCGACCTTGGGGCCGCTGGCCGAGATGTAGATCGGGATGCGGTCCTTGATGTTGATGTAGCCGAGATTGGGATTCAGGAACTTGATCTTGCGATGACGCTCGCCCTCGCTGTAGTCGGTGATCTTGCCGTCGAACAGGTCACGGCAGATGCGTACATGTTCCTCGAGTTCGGCGACCTTGGCGGCCGGCATGCCCATGGTGCGGCGCGTGGTATTGCCGGTGCCGATGCCCATGATGGCGCGGCCGGGCGCGAGTTCGTTGATGGTGGCCATGCCGCAGGCGGACAGCGGCGCGATACGCGAAGCGGGGTTGGTCACGCCCGGGCCAATCTTGATCTTGCTGGTGCGGTCGGCGCACAGCGCCATGGTCGCGTAGACCTCGCTGCCGAGCATCTGCGTGTCGTACAGCCACGCGTGGGAAAAGCCATGATCCTCGGCGTACTTGACGTCCTTGTGGATGTGCACGTCACCCATGAATACAAATCCGAAATCCATCTGACCTCTCCTCTTGGCGGGCTGGGGCGCGCGCGGGCGCGCCGGTTTGTGATGTCCTGCGGGCCGATCTTGGGGCCGGCACGAGCGCAGCTTAGGGGGCGTGCTCGCGCCGTGTAAAAGACCGCGTGGCTATACCTGTGATAAGGCCGACTTATATAGGGGGCAGGTCCTCGCGGTCGGACTTATAACGCTAAGGGGTAGCACGCGCCGTCAGGCAGGCGCTGACGAAGCGCCCGATATCCTTGATCTCCTCCATGCTCACGCTGTGCTCTATGGGGTAGCTGTGGTACTCGACGGCGTGGCCGAGCTCGCGCAGGCGCGCCGCGCTCTGCTGCCCGAAGCGCTCGTCGACCATCGAATCGTGGCTACCATGGCCAATCATGACCGGCAGGGCGGCGTTGGCGGCATGCGGCACGATGCTGTCGCGGGTCGCGAAGTAGGTCGACAGGGCGATGAGGCCGGCCAGGCGCTCGGGCCAGGTCAAGGCCAGTTCGAAACCGACGGCGCCGCCTTGTGAGAAGCCGGCGATCACCACCCGTTCACTGGGGATGCCACGCTCGTTCTCGCGGGCGATGAGCGCGCCGACCGCGGCGCTGGAGGCGCGCAGCTGCCTGTCGTCCACGCGCCGTTCCAGTTCCAGGCTCAGGATGTCGTACCAGGCCGGCATCACGAAGCCGTTGTTGAGCGTGACCGGGATGGACGGTGCGTGCGGAAAAATGAAACGCACCTCGAGTCCCGGCGCGAGGTCGAGATGCGGCACCACCGGTTCGAAATCGTGGCCGTCGGCGCCGAGTCCATGCATCCAGATCACCGTGGCATTGGCCGCGCCGCGCGGCTCCACCTCGACGCAGGGCAGTAGTTTCATGGCGGCCTCCTGTCAGTCGCGGACCAGTTCGAGCGTGACCGGCACCGGCTGCGAGAGCATGTCCAGCACCGGGCAGTGGCTGTCGACCGCGGCCTTCAGGCGCGCGAGCTCGGCGGCGCTGGCGTTGGACGTGATGTGTACCTCACCGCGGATGTTCTGGAAGCCGGCGCGCACCTTGTCGTCGACACCGAAAAAGCCGCGCAGGTCGATGTCGCCGCTGAGCCGCACGGAGACCGAATCGAGGGCAATGCCGAGTGCGGTGGCGTAGGCACGGTAGGTGATCTCCTGGCAGGCGCCGAGCGCGGCCAGCAAGGTCTCGATGGGGTTGGGGCCGCTGTCGGTGCCACCGAGGGCCGTGGGTTCGTCGATGACGAGGCCGTGCTGACGGATGCTGACCTCGGAACGAAAGCCATGGGTCAGGCGCGAGCTCGACTGGAAGCTGACGCGCGCGCTGTCGGGTGTGATGCGCAACTTGTCCTGTACGGACGCGATGGTGGCGGCGAGGGATTCGCTCATGGGTGCTGTGGCCGGAGTGCTTGGGGTTATCATCATAAGCCACCGCGCGGGTCGGCCGCGTGCACGAGGGGGACGCATGCGGGAGCAGGGGCAGGTAGGCATCATCACGGGCGCGGCGTCCGGCATCGGTCGCGCGCTGGCGCTGGAACTCGCGCGCCGCGGCGCGACGCTGGTGGTGAGCGATATCGATGGCGCGGGCGCGGCCGAGGTGGCGACCGCCATCAACGCCATGCGGCCCGACAGCGCCCGCGCCGTGACCCTCGACGTCACCGATGCCGATGCGGTGGCGGCGCTGGTGGGCGACACGGTGGCCGCGCACGGGCGGCTCGACCTCATGTTCAACAACGCCGGCATTTCCATCACCGGCGACGCACGCGATCTGTCCATCGCGCAGTGGCGGCGCGTCATCGACATCAATCTCATGGGCGTCGTGTATGGCAGCGATGCCGCCTACAAGGCCATGGCCCGGCAGGGCTGCGGGCATATCGTCAACATCGCGTCGCTGGCGGGCCTGGTGCCGTTTCCGACCAACGCGCCCTACGGTGCCACCAAGCACGCGGTGGTGGGTCTGTCGCTGGCCTTGCGCGCCGAAGGCGAGGATCTCGGCGTGCGCGTGTCCGCGGTTTGCCCGGGCTTCGTCGATTCGAACATCTTCAACGCCACCGAAGTGGTGAATGCCTCGCGCGAGAAGCTCATCGCCGGCATACCGTTCAGGAAAGTGTCGGTGGAGGAAGCGGCGACCCGCATCCTCGACGGCGTGGCCCGCAACCGCGCCATGATCGTGTTTCCTGCCTACGCGCAGCTGCTGTGGTGGGGCTATCGGCTGGTGCCGGACCTGCTGGCGCCGCTCGGGCGCAAGTTGATTCGCGATCTGCGCAAGATTCGGGGCGCTGCGTGAGCGATGTCTGTGGGTCAGACTTCAGTCTGACACCTGCGGATCGAAAGGCACCCACTTCGAATAGTCAGGCTGAAGTCTGACCCACATGCCTCAGGGGAGTCACATGATCGATCACAAATTCATCGGCTATCGCCAGGCGCCCTTCGAGGCCGAAGTGGAAAAAGGCCGGCTGCGCCTGTTCGCCAAGGCCATCGGCGAGACTGATCCCGTTTACAGCGACGAAGCCGCGGCGCGCGCCGCCGGCCATCCGACGCTGCCGGTGCCGCCGACCTTCTTGTTCTGCCTGGAGATGGAACGCGCCGATCCCTACGACTGGTTTACCGAGCTCGGCATTCCCTTGGGCCAGGTGCTGCATGGCGAGCAGTCCTTCACCTACCACCGCAGCGCCTACGCGGGCGAAACCCTGACGTTCAGCGCCGAACTCATCGACATCTACGAGAAGAAGAGCGGCGCGCTGCAGTTTCTCGTGCAACGCAATTTCGTCACCGACCAGCAAGGGCTGCCGGTTGCCGAATTCGATCGCACCATCGTCATCCGCTGGGCCTGAACCATGAATACCCTGAACTTACCCAATTTCGATGCCGTGGCGGTGGGTGATGAGCTGCCGCCGCTCGCCATGCCGCCGGTCACCCGCCACACGCTCGCCATCTACTGCGGCGCTTCGGGCGATCACAACCCGGTGCACGTCGACAGCGATTTCGCCAAGGCCTCGGGCCTCGACGACGTCATCGCCCACGGCATGCTGGTGATGGCCTACAGCGGCCGCGTGCTGACGCGCTGGTTGCCGCAGTCGGCCATCCGCCAGTTCAACACGCGCTTCATGGCCATGACCCGCATCGGCGACGCCATCACCGCGCGTGCCAAGGTAGTCGAGAAACGCGAGCACAATGGCGAACGCTGCGTGCTGGTCGAGATCTCGACCGCCAACCAGCACGGCGAAGTGAAGACCACCGGCAGCGCGCTGCTCGCGCTGGCGTGAGCGCGGTGGCGCACAACGCCGGGCGTGCGCGCCTGGTGGCGGATGGCCTGTTCTTTCTGCAGGCCGGCTGCGCGCTGTTGTTCGGCATTTCGCAGTTCCGCCGCATGCTCGAGTCGGTGGAAGGCGTCAGCGTCACCTGGATGGCGTTCTGGGTGGCTTTCCTGCTCGTCAATCTCGGGCTCGCCATCGGCGCCCATCGCAAGTTCGCGAGCCGCATTTCGCGCCAGGTCATCACCATCTACAGTCTGTGGACGGGGGTGTGCGCGGCGAACCTCGTGCTGCTGCTGGTCTCGCCGGGCGTGGAATGGACCTTGGTCGATAGCGTCACCGCCACCTTGACGCTGGGCGGTGTGGTGATTGCGACCGCCATCGGTCGCGCGCGCGGCTTGAGACTCGGCGATCCGATGCTGCACGCCGCCTACGCGGTGTTCTGCAAGGCGGTGCCGCAGCTGACCCTGGCCTGGAACATCTTTCGCGAGGGCGGCGAGGGCATCTCGGTGGTGGCCTTCACCGCCGGCCACGTCACCATCTGCATGCGCCTCGCGCAGATCATCGCGTCGATCCGCGAAGCGGGCCTCGATCGCGCGCGTCTCGGCATGGCCATCGGCGAAGCCGCCAACGAAGCGAGCTGGGTGCTGGCGACGGTGGTGTGGTTGTGGGTGGGCTAGGAAGGATTCACTGGCATCTTGTGGGTCAGACTTCAGTCTGACATGCAGCGAAGTCAGACTGAAGTCTGACCCACAAAGAAAGAGTGCTGCACATCTAATCAACGGCAAAGAGGTTCCAATGGTTGAAATCAACGGCATCGCCCACGTCATCCTGTCGGTCAGCAACTGGCCGGCGTGTCGCGACTTCTATGAAAGGCTGCTGAGCTTTCTCGGCCTGACGCGCACCTTCGATGGCGAGGAGATGATGTATTTCGTCGGCGGTCGCACCGCCATCGGCATCAGCAAGTGCGACCCGGCCTACGAACACGAGCGTTTCATCCAGACCCGTCCCGGCCTGCATCACGTGTGCTTACGCGTGCGCGACGAGCAGGCGGTGCGCGATGTGCATGCTTTCCTGTTGTCCATCAATGCCACCATCGTGCACGGGCCGGAAGAAGGCACCTGGGCGCCGGGATATTTTTCGGTGCTGTTCGAAGACCCGATAGGCACGCGCATCGAAGTGAACCACGTACCGGGGCAGGGCCTGTTGGCGCCGGGCGCGGCGTTCAATCCGAGTGGCGACTACCGCTAGGCGTTGCCGGGCTGCGCGTCGCTCCCGGCCCTCGACCTCGCGCTAGGTACCCGCCAACAGCAAGGGCACCTTCTGCTCCGCCGCCGTCACGCCGCCGTGCATGCCGAACAAGTCCATGTCGCGCTCGCCGGTGACGAGGTCGCGCATGGTGTAGCGCTCACGCATCTGCAGGGTGTAATCACCAATACGCGCCATGAGTTCGGGGTGCGGTGTGCCGTGGCCGAACCAGCCGTCGGCCACCAGCTGTGCGCTGCTGACGAGGGTGGTGTAGGGCGCGAGTTCGTTGCCGACGTAGTCCTCGAAGCGCGCGGCGTCGTGATGGCGCACGTAGCAGTAGGTCGAGCGCGGTTCGCCGCATAGCGGTAGGGTGAGAAAATCAGCGAGACGCGGATGGTCGGCCAGATCGACGCGCTCGGCCGGTCCGCTGTCGAGAAAGCCGTGATCGGCGGTCGCCACCAGCGCTGTGCCGTGTTTCGCACAAGTATCGGCGATGCCGGCAAGGGCACGATCCAGCGCCTGGAAATGCGCCGCCACCTGCGGGCTCGACGGCCCGTGCACATGGGCCATGTGATCGAAGTCCGACCAGTAGGCATACACGTAGCGCGCATCGCCCTCACCGGCGCACAGCGCGTCGAGCCGCGCGGCGAAGTCCGCCATGTCCCGGTAGCCGATACGCGCCGCGCCGCGCCCCGCCGCGCGACTGAAATCGGAATCCGCGATGATGGCCGGCAGCAGCGCCACGCTCTCACCGTCGACGCCGGCACAGAAGCTCGGCACGTCCACCACCGCATCCAGCGGTACGCCGGCGCCCGACACCGGCGTGCGGCTGTAGCGCGGCATGAAGGGCAATACCGCGGTCACCGTGCCGAGCTTGCGGAAATGCATGAACCAGCCGGTCAGCCCGTGCTGCTGGGGCGCGAGACCGCTCATCAATGTGGTGACGGCAGTGGCGGTGGTGGGCGGGTAGACCGAGGTCATGGTGCCGACTTTCAAGCTGCGCAGCGCGCTGTGGGGCCCGAGCTGCTCGAGCAGCGCATCGCCGAGACCATCGATGACCAGCAGCACCACGCGCTGGGCATGGCGCAGACGGTCAGCCGGCAGCAGCGTCAGCGGCGCATAGCCGTTGGCCGGCACGCCGAGCCGCTCGCCGAGGCTGCGCATGAGGTTGACCAGCGAGCCGCCGTCGTAATCGGGTTTCATCACGCTGAGATCGTGTTCGAGCATGGCGCTTCCTCAGGAACTGCAGGACAACATCGAGCAACCGGCGCGCTGGCGCGCCCAGTCGGGACGCTTGGCGGCCAGGTGATCGCGGCCCGCCTGGTCGCTATAGGGATGGCGCAGCGTGTCCAGCAATTCATCGACCTTGCTGTTGTCGCCGGCCTCGGCGGCGTCGATGGCGAGCTGCGCCAGGTAGTTGCGCAGGACGTAGCGGGGATTGACCGCGTTCATCGCCGCACGGCGTTGTTCGTGAGGCCTGTCGTCGGAGCGCAGGCGCGTGGCGTAGTGTCGCAGCCAGGCGGCCAGGCGTTCGCGGTAAGGGGCATCGATCTGCTGCGGCACGTAATACGCGTCGCCGACCAGGCGCAGGAAGGCCTCGATGTCGACCTCACCGTTCGCGTCGCCGGGCGCAAAGCCCGCCAAGGCGCGGAAGAACACGGTCATGTCGGTTTCGATACTGGCGAGCAGGCCCAGGAGTTCGCCGAGCAGGGCATCGTCGTGCGGGCCGTCGAGTGAGCGCAGGCCGAGTTTCGCCGCCATCGCGGTATGCATGGCGCGCTGGTAGGCCTCGCCGTAGCCATCGAGCGCCGCCTCGAGCGGCGGCGCTTCTCCTATCAATGGATAAATCGCGTTCGCGAGTTGCACCAGGTTCCACAGTGCAATCTGCGGCTGTTGTCCGTAGCGATAACGGCGCTGCTGGGCGTCGGTGGTGTTCGGCGTCCAGTCCGGATCGAAATTTTCCAGCCAGCCGTAGGGACCGTAATCGATGGTGATCCCCAGGATCGACATGTTGTCGGTGTTCATCACGCCGTGCACGAAGCCGACGCGCATCCAGTCGGCCATGAGCCGCGCGGTGCGCAGGCATACCTCGCCGAACCAGCGCAGGTAGACATCCTTGCGCGCGGCGAGCGGCGCGGCGGCATCGAAGCCGAGTTCCGGAAAGTCGGTGGTGAGCGTGTAAGCGACGAGTTTCTCCAGCGTCGCGAGATCCTGGCGCGCGGCGTGGATCTGAAAATGCCCGAAGCGCGTGAAGGACGGCGCCACGCGACACACCACCGCGCCGGGCTCGGGGCGTGGGTGGCCGTCGTAGAACATGTCGCGCACCACCTGTTCGCCGGTCAAGACCAACGACAGGGCGCGGGTGGTCGGCACGCCGAGATGATGCATCGCTTCACTGCACAGGAATTCGCGCAGGGACGAGCGCAGCACCGCGAGGCCGTCGGCGCCGCGCGAATAGGGCGTGGGGCCGGCGCCTTTCAACTGCAGGGCAAGGCGCTGGCCGGCGTTGTTCACGACTTCGCCGAGATTGATGGCGCGCCCGTCGCCCAGCTGCCCGGCCCAGTTGCCGAACTGGTGACCGCCGTAGACGGTGGCGTAGGGCACCATGCCGTGCAGCAGGCGGTTGCCGGCGAAGACCTCGGTGAAGGCCGGCGACCGGCAGTCGGCGTCGGTCAGATTCAGCAGGCGCGCGACTTCCGGCGAGAAGGCGACGAGGCGCGGCGCCGCGACCGGCGTCGGCGCCACCTTCGACCAGCACGCCCCTTCGACCGCGCGCCGGTAGTTGTCCTCGACCGGGTCGGCCGGCAGTTCGGCGACGAAGCGGTTGTCGAAACGCAGCGCGGCGAGGTTCATCCCATCGGGTTCGGCATTCATCGCGATCAAGTCCGGTGGTTGTTCCCCAAGGTACGCTGACTTAGGGTACCACCGCCCAGCCCAACCCTTCGAACCGCGAGGAATTCACGTGTCGTCCACTCTCACGTCCGGCCCGCGCGCGCAGCGCATCGCCCATTGGTGCCTGGACCATCGCGCGCTCACGCTGCTGTTCATCATCGTGCCCTCGCTGTTGCTGGCTGCCGCGCTGCCGCGCATCGAGGTCTATTCGCGTTTCGCCGACCTGCTGCCCGCCGAGCATCCCTACATTCAAACCTACAACCGCATGAAGCAGACCTTCGGCGGCGCCAACGTGGTGGCGATGTCGCTCAAGGTGCAGGGCGACGGCGACATCTTCACCAAGCGGACGCTGGAGAAGATCCGCCACCTCACCGACCAGGTCGACATGATCCCGGGCGTCAACCACTACCAGGTGGCGAGCATCGCGCATAACAAGATCCGCCGCGTGCGCACCACGGCCGGCGGCACCATCAAGTCCGAACCGGTGCTGCCGCTCGCGATTCCCGACGCCACCGACGACTTGAAGCGCCTGCGCGAGGAAGCCTTCAACAACGACGTGGTGTTCGGCACCTATGTCGCGACCGACGGCCGCGCGGCGCTGGTGGTGGCCGGTTTCGACGAGGAGCGGCTCGACTACCACACCATCTTCACGCGCCTCCAGGCCTTGAAAGCCGAGGTCGAGGCCGATGGCGAGACGCGCCTGTACGTGGCCGGCGAGCCGATGCTGAAGGGCTGGATCTATCACTACGCCGACGAGCTGTGGGTGATCTTCGGCGTCACGCTGGCGGTGATGGTGCTGCTCTTGTTCCTGCACTTCCGCACCCTGTCGGGCGTGCTGATCCCGTTGCTCGGCACGGTGATGTCGTGCCTGTGGGGCTTGGGCTTCGTCGGCTGGCTGGGCTACAACCTCGATCCGCTGATCCTGGTCGTGCCGATGGTGATCTCGGCGCGCACCGCCAGCCATTGCGTGCAGATGATGGAGCGTTACCACGACGAGATCCGCGTCGGCATGACGCGCGAGATGGCCGTGCGCACCTCGATGGGCGAACTGCTGGTGCCGGCCTCCATCG of Pseudomonadota bacterium contains these proteins:
- a CDS encoding cytochrome P450, which codes for MRDYHPAKTDFLAPEVRRHPYPYMAWLRHESPVHWVPALDAYLVTRYDDIAALLRAPETFSSIAMRRQGPGREAEARGGNSVITADPPEHTRLRRLLQDEFRMRPLRELEPRIRELVDGLGHAVDARDAFDLVQDFTIPLPVTVIAELLDIERARQDDFKYWSDCLIKLLNDREGPAWLRARAGVFDLIQYFGEVLEGRSHDLDGRRDILSVLLNAEAEQRVNRREIIAYSILLLTGGNETTTNLIGGMVLALLDHPEQLALLRDEPARIPNAIEEGLRYCSPVQGVYRRAMHDVEVAGTTIPAGRDVVALLASANHDESKFTAPEDFDVLRHTGGQAGFGMGIHHCLGAHLGRLEARVAFEWLVPRLQRFERGFDDVTWNDNWFVRGPQTLPFRWRAA
- a CDS encoding alpha/beta hydrolase, which encodes MGTRRLKLGQYNFQITEEGAGDPVLLLHGFPDSARLWRHQIPTLVAAGFRVIAPDQRGFGESDKPQEVEAYALREVIGDAIALLDELGLERVKLVSHDWGAAVGWGLAAFHPERIVKHVALSVGHLSALWNAGLAQRRLAWYMLLFMRRGLAEEILTRDNWLWFRDLFQHHSEMESWIRDLSRPGALTAGLNWYRANVDVETWKPEGWVLPRTPVPTLGVWSSGDAYLTEVQMATSGQYVDGPWQYLRVEGASHWLTLDRPDHLAKVLVDYLR
- a CDS encoding heme-binding protein yields the protein MANKLGLKEARMIVDTMLSEAEKRGIKFAGAVVDAGGDLIHLARMDGATALNARMAYNKAYTATKWQMDTRVLKTRLFDMSLGDERREITWFCDPLYTPVWGGIVLRNADGVMLGALGESGGTYQQDEEIGQIAAKAFNDL
- a CDS encoding LLM class flavin-dependent oxidoreductase; its protein translation is MDFGFVFMGDVHIHKDVKYAEDHGFSHAWLYDTQMLGSEVYATMALCADRTSKIKIGPGVTNPASRIAPLSACGMATINELAPGRAIMGIGTGNTTRRTMGMPAAKVAELEEHVRICRDLFDGKITDYSEGERHRKIKFLNPNLGYINIKDRIPIYISASGPKVAQLAGKCADGVILFGAVHPDLVKWMVGEVRKGAEAAGRDPDKVYVVSMTAFYMTDSNEQIETRAVREAVGPMVASSSNIFALSCHKDPNALPGSLRDDLMGFTDVYREPNAPIETRHLKLYEGYLQHLKDEHEALMTKKIIQATTLTGTKAEVLGMIEAMRDAGVHQVAIQPIRPSREVVDQISKEIMPVFK
- a CDS encoding dienelactone hydrolase family protein; amino-acid sequence: MKLLPCVEVEPRGAANATVIWMHGLGADGHDFEPVVPHLDLAPGLEVRFIFPHAPSIPVTLNNGFVMPAWYDILSLELERRVDDRQLRASSAAVGALIARENERGIPSERVVIAGFSQGGAVGFELALTWPERLAGLIALSTYFATRDSIVPHAANAALPVMIGHGSHDSMVDERFGQQSAARLRELGHAVEYHSYPIEHSVSMEEIKDIGRFVSACLTARATP
- a CDS encoding OsmC family protein — protein: MSESLAATIASVQDKLRITPDSARVSFQSSSRLTHGFRSEVSIRQHGLVIDEPTALGGTDSGPNPIETLLAALGACQEITYRAYATALGIALDSVSVRLSGDIDLRGFFGVDDKVRAGFQNIRGEVHITSNASAAELARLKAAVDSHCPVLDMLSQPVPVTLELVRD
- a CDS encoding SDR family NAD(P)-dependent oxidoreductase, which gives rise to MREQGQVGIITGAASGIGRALALELARRGATLVVSDIDGAGAAEVATAINAMRPDSARAVTLDVTDADAVAALVGDTVAAHGRLDLMFNNAGISITGDARDLSIAQWRRVIDINLMGVVYGSDAAYKAMARQGCGHIVNIASLAGLVPFPTNAPYGATKHAVVGLSLALRAEGEDLGVRVSAVCPGFVDSNIFNATEVVNASREKLIAGIPFRKVSVEEAATRILDGVARNRAMIVFPAYAQLLWWGYRLVPDLLAPLGRKLIRDLRKIRGAA
- a CDS encoding MaoC family dehydratase N-terminal domain-containing protein, yielding MIDHKFIGYRQAPFEAEVEKGRLRLFAKAIGETDPVYSDEAAARAAGHPTLPVPPTFLFCLEMERADPYDWFTELGIPLGQVLHGEQSFTYHRSAYAGETLTFSAELIDIYEKKSGALQFLVQRNFVTDQQGLPVAEFDRTIVIRWA
- a CDS encoding MaoC family dehydratase; this translates as MNTLNLPNFDAVAVGDELPPLAMPPVTRHTLAIYCGASGDHNPVHVDSDFAKASGLDDVIAHGMLVMAYSGRVLTRWLPQSAIRQFNTRFMAMTRIGDAITARAKVVEKREHNGERCVLVEISTANQHGEVKTTGSALLALA
- a CDS encoding VOC family protein, whose translation is MVEINGIAHVILSVSNWPACRDFYERLLSFLGLTRTFDGEEMMYFVGGRTAIGISKCDPAYEHERFIQTRPGLHHVCLRVRDEQAVRDVHAFLLSINATIVHGPEEGTWAPGYFSVLFEDPIGTRIEVNHVPGQGLLAPGAAFNPSGDYR
- a CDS encoding alkaline phosphatase family protein, with amino-acid sequence MLEHDLSVMKPDYDGGSLVNLMRSLGERLGVPANGYAPLTLLPADRLRHAQRVVLLVIDGLGDALLEQLGPHSALRSLKVGTMTSVYPPTTATAVTTLMSGLAPQQHGLTGWFMHFRKLGTVTAVLPFMPRYSRTPVSGAGVPLDAVVDVPSFCAGVDGESVALLPAIIADSDFSRAAGRGAARIGYRDMADFAARLDALCAGEGDARYVYAYWSDFDHMAHVHGPSSPQVAAHFQALDRALAGIADTCAKHGTALVATADHGFLDSGPAERVDLADHPRLADFLTLPLCGEPRSTYCYVRHHDAARFEDYVGNELAPYTTLVSSAQLVADGWFGHGTPHPELMARIGDYTLQMRERYTMRDLVTGERDMDLFGMHGGVTAAEQKVPLLLAGT